Proteins from one Salinispora arenicola genomic window:
- a CDS encoding sugar ABC transporter permease — translation MSQATVSVEAEAEVAVPAAPTGTARRTGRSRRGRAASLLLHGALTVASLIAIGPIVWVLLSSFKPGYAVQSTDLALVEDPTLSNYRYVLFDTSFLRWLANSVLVAALTMVIGIFLSATTGYAVSRFNFPGRRPLMMVFLVTQMFPVAILIVPIYTIMARLGLINTLPSLVIAYLTIAIPFCAWMLKGYFDSIPTTLDEAAALDGCGPFVTFWRVVLPLARPAIAVTAFYTFLTAWGEVAYASAFIQTDDQFTLAYGLQQFVPRFNPQWEYLTAAAVLVTVPAGLVFLFAQRHLVSGLTAGGTKG, via the coding sequence ATGAGCCAAGCGACCGTCTCCGTGGAGGCTGAGGCAGAGGTGGCCGTACCGGCAGCCCCGACCGGGACCGCGCGACGTACCGGCCGCAGCCGGCGTGGTCGGGCGGCGTCGCTGCTGTTGCACGGGGCCCTGACTGTCGCGTCGCTGATCGCGATCGGTCCGATCGTCTGGGTACTGCTGTCGTCGTTCAAGCCCGGGTACGCGGTGCAGAGCACCGACCTGGCCCTGGTCGAGGATCCGACGTTGAGTAACTACCGTTACGTGCTGTTCGACACCAGTTTCCTGCGGTGGCTGGCGAACTCGGTCCTGGTGGCAGCATTGACAATGGTCATTGGTATTTTCCTGTCGGCGACCACCGGATACGCCGTTTCCCGCTTCAACTTTCCGGGGCGCCGGCCGTTGATGATGGTCTTCCTGGTTACCCAGATGTTTCCGGTCGCCATCCTGATCGTCCCGATCTATACGATCATGGCCCGGCTGGGATTGATCAATACCTTGCCGTCACTGGTGATCGCGTATCTGACCATCGCTATTCCGTTCTGCGCCTGGATGCTCAAGGGCTACTTCGACTCGATTCCCACCACGCTGGACGAGGCGGCGGCCCTGGACGGTTGCGGCCCGTTCGTCACCTTCTGGCGGGTGGTGTTGCCGCTGGCCCGGCCCGCCATCGCGGTCACCGCCTTCTATACCTTCCTCACCGCGTGGGGGGAGGTCGCGTACGCGTCGGCGTTCATTCAGACCGACGATCAGTTCACCCTCGCGTACGGGCTCCAGCAGTTCGTGCCGCGGTTCAACCCGCAGTGGGAGTATCTGACGGCGGCGGCGGTGTTGGTGACCGTACCGGCCGGTCTGGTTTTCCTGTTCGCCCAGCGGCACCTGGTCTCGGGCCTGACCGCGGGCGGTACGAAGGGCTGA
- a CDS encoding carbohydrate ABC transporter permease, protein MRTVTAAAASAPPDRRTAPPSRLRRSWDRNWYAWAMVLPVVIVLAVLIFYPLGRGIWLSFTNLNEANQAAEICTKSITGSQVCDENPNPWEYAGLDNYVRVLTGQVGQFWEWTGITLIWTFVGVACHYGLGLGLAVMLNRPMRGRGLYRVLLVLPWAVPAFVSAFAWKFIFNERFGLVNSVLAAFGIDPVSWFADRWTSLFTAIVTNVWLGVPFMMVALLGGMQTIPGELYEAAEIDGASPWQRFRAITLPGLRPTSMTVILLGTIWTFNLFPIIFLVTEGEPAGQTEILVTGAYRAGFEGIRNYSLASTYGVLILSILLVFSVFYRRALRKQGEVW, encoded by the coding sequence ATGCGTACCGTGACAGCCGCGGCAGCGTCCGCGCCGCCCGACCGTCGCACCGCCCCACCGTCTCGGCTGCGTCGCAGCTGGGACCGGAACTGGTACGCCTGGGCGATGGTCCTGCCGGTTGTGATCGTCCTGGCGGTCCTGATCTTCTATCCGCTCGGGCGCGGCATCTGGCTCTCCTTCACCAACCTCAACGAGGCCAATCAGGCGGCGGAGATCTGCACCAAGTCGATCACCGGCAGCCAGGTCTGCGACGAGAACCCCAACCCGTGGGAGTACGCGGGGCTGGACAACTACGTCCGCGTCCTCACCGGTCAGGTCGGCCAGTTCTGGGAGTGGACCGGGATCACCCTGATCTGGACGTTCGTCGGCGTCGCCTGCCACTACGGCCTCGGGCTCGGCCTGGCCGTCATGCTCAACCGCCCGATGCGCGGCCGTGGCCTCTACCGGGTGCTGCTGGTGCTGCCGTGGGCGGTGCCGGCGTTCGTCAGCGCGTTCGCCTGGAAGTTCATCTTCAACGAGCGCTTCGGCCTGGTGAACTCGGTGCTCGCCGCATTCGGGATCGATCCGGTCTCCTGGTTTGCTGACCGGTGGACCTCGTTGTTCACCGCGATTGTCACCAACGTCTGGCTCGGTGTGCCGTTCATGATGGTGGCGCTGCTCGGCGGAATGCAGACCATTCCCGGTGAACTCTATGAGGCGGCCGAGATCGACGGCGCGTCGCCGTGGCAGCGGTTTCGTGCCATCACACTGCCGGGCCTGCGCCCGACCAGCATGACCGTGATTCTGCTCGGCACCATTTGGACCTTCAACCTGTTCCCGATCATTTTCCTGGTGACGGAGGGGGAGCCGGCCGGACAGACCGAGATCCTGGTGACCGGTGCGTACCGGGCCGGGTTCGAGGGCATCCGCAACTACTCGCTCGCCTCCACGTACGGCGTGCTGATCCTGTCGATCCTGTTGGTCTTCTCGGTGTTCTACCGGCGGGCACTGCGTAAGCAAGGCGAGGTGTGGTGA
- a CDS encoding extracellular solute-binding protein produces MSRTAKGVAVLASTTLALALAACGGDSQGEEERPAADPAAMKAELTWWDTSDPKNEGPVFQELIARFNETYPSIKINYQSVPFGEAQNKFKTAAQAKTGAPDILRAEVAWVPEFASLGYLYALDGSELLADEADFLATPLASNKYDGKTYGVPQVTDTLSLMYNKELLAEAGVAAAPTTWAELKTAAQAVTQKTGAEGLYVNPAGYFLLPFMYGEGGDLVDVEAKKITVGSDRNVAGLKIAKDLIDSGAAVKPSANDSYGTMMTLFKEQQVAMIINGPWEVNNVTQAPSFGGAENLGIAPVPGGSARAGGPVGGHNYTIWSGMPQEKVDAAVAFVAFMSSTESQAFLSEKLGLLPTRKSAYDLDAVRNNPIVTAYQPAVEAAVGRPWIPEAGQFFEPLDQMATEVLIQNRDPKAALDAVAKRYQAEVVTSFGL; encoded by the coding sequence ATGAGTCGCACAGCCAAGGGGGTCGCCGTACTTGCCTCCACCACCCTTGCTCTGGCCCTCGCCGCCTGTGGCGGGGACAGCCAGGGCGAGGAGGAGCGCCCAGCGGCGGATCCCGCAGCTATGAAGGCAGAACTGACCTGGTGGGACACGTCAGACCCGAAGAACGAGGGTCCGGTGTTCCAGGAGCTGATCGCACGGTTCAACGAGACCTACCCGAGTATAAAGATCAACTATCAGTCGGTCCCGTTCGGTGAGGCCCAGAACAAGTTCAAGACCGCCGCGCAGGCCAAGACCGGCGCACCGGACATCCTGCGGGCGGAGGTGGCCTGGGTGCCGGAGTTTGCCTCGCTGGGCTACCTCTACGCGCTGGATGGCTCCGAGCTGCTTGCCGACGAGGCGGACTTCCTGGCTACCCCGCTCGCGTCGAACAAGTACGACGGCAAGACCTACGGCGTCCCGCAGGTGACCGACACGCTGTCGCTCATGTACAACAAGGAACTGTTGGCCGAGGCCGGCGTCGCCGCAGCGCCGACGACCTGGGCCGAGCTGAAGACCGCGGCCCAGGCCGTCACGCAGAAGACCGGTGCCGAGGGCCTCTACGTCAATCCGGCCGGCTACTTCCTGCTGCCCTTCATGTACGGCGAGGGCGGCGACCTGGTCGACGTCGAGGCCAAGAAGATCACCGTTGGCTCGGACCGTAACGTCGCCGGGCTGAAGATCGCCAAGGACCTGATCGACAGCGGTGCCGCCGTCAAGCCCTCCGCGAACGACTCCTACGGGACGATGATGACGCTCTTCAAGGAGCAGCAGGTCGCCATGATCATTAATGGTCCGTGGGAGGTCAACAACGTTACGCAGGCGCCGAGCTTCGGTGGCGCGGAGAACCTCGGCATCGCTCCGGTCCCGGGCGGCTCGGCCAGGGCCGGCGGCCCGGTCGGGGGGCACAACTACACCATCTGGTCCGGGATGCCACAGGAGAAGGTCGACGCCGCGGTCGCGTTCGTGGCCTTCATGAGTTCCACCGAGTCGCAGGCATTCCTCTCCGAAAAACTCGGCCTGCTGCCGACCCGCAAGTCGGCCTACGACCTCGACGCGGTGCGGAACAACCCGATCGTCACCGCCTACCAGCCCGCCGTGGAGGCCGCCGTAGGCCGTCCCTGGATTCCCGAGGCCGGCCAGTTCTTCGAACCGCTGGACCAGATGGCCACCGAGGTTCTGATCCAGAACCGGGATCCGAAGGCCGCGCTCGACGCTGTCGCCAAGAGGTACCAGGCGGAGGTCGTCACCTCGTTCGGGCTCTGA
- a CDS encoding LacI family DNA-binding transcriptional regulator codes for MRARLSDIAQQAEVSEATVSRVLNDRPGVAPETRQAVLTALDVLGYERPARLRKRCAGLVGLVVPELDNPIFPAFAQIIESALAPTGFTPVLCTQTPGGIREDEYVEMLLDRQVSGIVFVSGLHADTTADHDRYRALIARPLPVVMVNGYAPNLPAPFISCDDREAADLAVTHLIALGHRRIGLITGPDRFVPVQRKVTGYKAAMRRGTDVSDAELTELTELSLFGVEGGEAAATRLLERGVTGLVCGSDLMALGAIRAARQRGLSVPRDVSVVGYDDSPLMAFTDPPLTTVRQPVPAMAVAAVRALVDEINGHAAPHSEYLFRPELVVRGSTAVARAPGVGEGGPVQRHTPSATLAVSA; via the coding sequence ATGCGCGCTCGACTGTCCGACATCGCCCAGCAGGCAGAGGTCAGCGAGGCCACCGTGTCGCGGGTACTCAACGACCGGCCCGGAGTGGCGCCCGAGACCCGGCAGGCTGTCCTGACCGCCCTCGATGTGCTCGGTTACGAACGACCGGCCCGGCTGCGCAAACGCTGCGCCGGCCTGGTGGGCCTGGTGGTCCCGGAACTCGACAACCCGATCTTTCCCGCATTCGCGCAGATCATCGAGTCGGCGCTGGCGCCGACCGGCTTCACCCCGGTGCTGTGCACCCAGACTCCCGGTGGAATCCGGGAGGACGAATACGTCGAGATGCTGCTCGACCGGCAGGTCTCCGGCATCGTCTTCGTCTCTGGCCTGCACGCTGACACCACCGCCGACCACGATCGATACCGTGCGCTGATAGCCCGCCCGCTGCCGGTTGTCATGGTCAACGGGTACGCACCCAATCTGCCAGCGCCCTTCATCTCCTGCGACGACCGAGAGGCCGCCGACCTGGCCGTCACGCACCTGATCGCCCTGGGGCACCGGCGGATCGGCCTGATCACCGGACCGGACCGATTCGTTCCGGTACAGCGCAAGGTCACCGGATACAAGGCTGCGATGAGGCGCGGCACCGACGTGTCCGACGCCGAACTCACCGAGCTGACCGAGCTCTCCCTCTTTGGCGTCGAGGGCGGCGAGGCCGCCGCCACCCGCCTGCTGGAACGCGGAGTCACCGGTCTGGTCTGCGGGTCCGACCTCATGGCCCTGGGTGCCATCCGCGCCGCCCGGCAACGGGGGCTGTCCGTTCCCCGGGACGTCTCCGTCGTCGGATACGACGACTCCCCGTTGATGGCCTTCACCGACCCGCCACTGACCACCGTGCGCCAGCCGGTCCCGGCGATGGCGGTTGCCGCCGTGCGGGCCCTGGTGGACGAGATCAATGGGCATGCCGCCCCGCACTCGGAGTACCTGTTCCGGCCGGAGCTGGTGGTGCGCGGCTCGACCGCCGTCGCCCGGGCACCTGGCGTCGGCGAGGGCGGCCCGGTACAGCGGCATACCCCGTCGGCCACCCTGGCGGTCTCGGCCTGA
- a CDS encoding glycoside hydrolase family 13 protein, producing MTTRNPTQLASDDDWWRSAAIYQVYVRSFADANGDGIGDLAGLRERLPYLRDLGVDALWLTPFYPSPMIDGGYDVADYRDVDPLFGTLTDFDNVIVDAHALGLRIIVDLVPNHTSSEHPWFQAARTAAPDSPERARYVFADGRGVAGELPPNDWESVFGGPAWTQLADGQWYLHLFDPAQPDLNWRNPEVRAEFADVLRFWLDRGVDGFRIDVAHGLIKAEGLPDVGFGQLTGQRQVELLGKRRLPYFDQDEVHDIYRTWRPILDSYPGSRMAVAEAWAETPQRLARYIGPDELHQAFSFDFLDAHWSADSFRKVIDTALAESVIVGAPTTWVLSNHDKQRHVTRYGDGPEGLRRARAAALLMLALPGCAYLYQGEELGLPEVLDLPDDLRQDPQYLRTGQSRDGCRVPIPWNGELAPYGFGPAGSALSWLPAPATWRELSVRAQTGVSDSTLELYRTALRIRRTHPALSVSSARITWQKTDPGILAFTRSAAGTALTCVVNISDEPAAVAEYGEPLVASTALTERDAGYLVPVDAAAWFERR from the coding sequence ATGACCACCCGCAATCCCACCCAGCTGGCCTCCGACGATGACTGGTGGCGCTCTGCGGCCATCTACCAGGTCTACGTTCGCAGCTTCGCCGACGCGAACGGCGACGGGATCGGCGACCTGGCGGGCCTGCGGGAACGCCTGCCCTATCTGCGCGACCTCGGAGTCGACGCGCTCTGGTTGACCCCCTTCTACCCCTCGCCGATGATCGACGGCGGCTACGACGTCGCCGACTACCGCGACGTGGACCCGCTGTTCGGCACCCTCACCGACTTCGACAACGTGATCGTCGACGCGCACGCGCTGGGGCTGCGAATCATCGTCGACCTGGTACCCAACCACACGTCGAGCGAGCATCCCTGGTTTCAGGCCGCCCGCACGGCCGCCCCCGACTCTCCCGAGCGCGCGAGGTACGTCTTCGCCGACGGGCGAGGCGTGGCGGGCGAGTTGCCGCCGAACGACTGGGAGAGCGTCTTCGGCGGTCCGGCCTGGACCCAGCTCGCCGACGGACAGTGGTACCTGCACCTGTTCGACCCGGCGCAGCCGGACCTGAACTGGCGAAATCCCGAGGTCCGCGCCGAGTTCGCGGACGTGCTCCGATTCTGGCTGGACCGTGGTGTCGACGGCTTCCGGATCGACGTCGCCCACGGGTTGATCAAGGCTGAGGGCCTGCCGGACGTCGGCTTCGGCCAGCTGACCGGCCAACGACAGGTCGAGCTGCTCGGCAAGCGCCGGCTCCCCTACTTCGACCAGGACGAGGTACACGACATCTACCGCACCTGGCGACCGATTCTGGACAGCTACCCAGGCAGCCGAATGGCAGTGGCCGAGGCGTGGGCGGAGACGCCCCAACGGCTCGCCCGCTACATTGGCCCGGACGAGCTGCACCAGGCGTTCAGCTTCGACTTCCTCGACGCCCACTGGTCGGCCGACTCCTTCCGCAAGGTCATCGACACCGCGCTCGCCGAATCCGTGATCGTCGGCGCACCCACCACCTGGGTGCTGTCCAACCATGACAAGCAGCGACACGTCACCCGCTACGGAGATGGCCCGGAAGGGTTGCGTCGGGCACGTGCCGCGGCTCTGCTGATGCTCGCGCTGCCTGGCTGCGCCTACCTCTACCAGGGTGAGGAACTGGGCCTGCCCGAGGTGCTCGACCTACCCGACGACCTGCGGCAGGACCCGCAGTACCTGCGGACCGGCCAGAGCCGGGACGGCTGCCGGGTGCCGATCCCGTGGAACGGCGAGCTGGCCCCGTACGGCTTCGGCCCGGCCGGCAGCGCGTTGAGCTGGCTGCCAGCCCCGGCGACCTGGCGCGAGCTGTCGGTGCGGGCCCAGACCGGCGTCTCCGACTCCACCCTGGAGCTGTACCGCACCGCGCTACGGATTCGTCGGACCCACCCGGCGCTGTCCGTATCCTCGGCCAGGATCACCTGGCAGAAGACCGATCCGGGAATCCTCGCCTTCACCCGCTCCGCCGCCGGCACGGCGCTCACCTGCGTGGTCAACATCAGCGACGAACCGGCCGCTGTCGCCGAGTACGGCGAGCCGCTCGTCGCCAGCACGGCGCTCACCGAACGGGACGCCGGCTACCTGGTTCCGGTCGACGCCGCCGCCTGGTTCGAACGCCGCTGA
- a CDS encoding YihY/virulence factor BrkB family protein: MNVFGRIQVSVRGRIAAARRRSETFDHVWRAILLYNGRFATRLAAAIAYYGFFAMFALALVAYSVFGAILEGNDEVNAATADFFRENLPFLDPVQIAESSGAVGAAGLTILVFTGISWVEAIRSSQRSLYGLDQQPGNLVVRRLIDLGVLLVVFVLLGVSVAAVDTLESLLRWLLQSAGSAGLTTISALLSVLVNAVLATLLLAAVPRLRPSRVRLRPAVLLVAVGITLLNTIGRHYVVRTERNPAYTVVAGAVGLLLYLYLFNQLVLFGAALVATNRRGRVVDLAAGPVAVDLNEQTEPGTPGGAG; encoded by the coding sequence GTGAACGTGTTCGGCCGGATCCAGGTGAGCGTTCGCGGGCGGATCGCCGCTGCCCGTCGCCGCTCCGAGACCTTCGACCACGTGTGGCGGGCGATTCTGCTCTACAATGGTCGTTTTGCCACCCGTTTGGCCGCTGCGATCGCATACTACGGGTTCTTTGCGATGTTCGCGCTCGCTCTCGTCGCGTACTCCGTCTTCGGGGCGATTCTGGAGGGCAACGACGAGGTCAACGCCGCCACGGCGGACTTCTTCCGAGAGAACCTTCCGTTTCTGGACCCGGTGCAGATCGCGGAGAGCAGCGGGGCCGTCGGCGCGGCCGGGCTGACCATCCTGGTCTTTACCGGGATCAGCTGGGTCGAGGCGATCCGTTCGTCTCAGCGGTCGCTGTATGGCCTCGACCAACAGCCCGGCAACCTGGTCGTTCGCCGGCTCATCGATTTGGGCGTGTTGCTGGTCGTGTTCGTGCTGCTCGGTGTCTCGGTGGCGGCGGTGGACACGCTGGAGTCACTGCTGCGCTGGCTGCTGCAAAGCGCCGGCTCGGCGGGTCTCACCACGATAAGTGCGCTGCTCAGCGTTCTCGTGAACGCGGTGCTGGCGACTCTGCTGCTGGCGGCGGTGCCGCGACTTCGGCCAAGCCGGGTCCGGCTACGGCCGGCGGTGCTGTTGGTGGCGGTGGGTATCACCCTGCTCAACACCATCGGGCGTCACTACGTGGTGCGGACCGAGCGGAACCCGGCCTACACGGTGGTGGCTGGCGCGGTGGGGTTGCTGCTCTACCTCTACCTGTTCAACCAACTCGTGCTCTTCGGTGCGGCCCTGGTGGCCACCAACAGGCGGGGGCGGGTGGTGGACCTGGCGGCGGGACCGGTGGCGGTTGACCTGAACGAGCAGACAGAACCCGGCACTCCGGGCGGAGCCGGCTGA
- a CDS encoding 2'-5' RNA ligase family protein, producing MEAVAGGAAQGADRWGGSPAADGTIQIGIAVDIPEPWGSMLTRRRMEAGDQQAVPAHVTLLGPTEIPGAALPAVERHLTAVAAAHLPFTLHLRGTGTFRPVTQVVFVTVAAGISECELLAAAIRAAPELRREARFPYHPHVTVAQDVPPAALDKAYEDLADFSAMFEVEAFTLFSHSGQTRWQPRRDFRLGG from the coding sequence ATGGAAGCGGTGGCCGGAGGGGCGGCACAGGGAGCGGACCGGTGGGGCGGTTCGCCGGCGGCCGACGGAACGATTCAGATCGGCATCGCGGTGGACATTCCCGAGCCCTGGGGGAGCATGCTGACCCGGCGGCGGATGGAGGCAGGCGACCAGCAGGCTGTCCCGGCGCATGTGACGTTGCTCGGGCCGACCGAGATCCCGGGCGCCGCCCTGCCGGCTGTCGAACGGCACCTGACCGCGGTCGCCGCCGCGCACCTTCCGTTCACTCTGCATCTGCGCGGCACCGGCACGTTCCGGCCGGTTACCCAGGTGGTCTTTGTGACGGTCGCGGCCGGGATCAGCGAATGTGAGCTGCTCGCCGCGGCGATCCGGGCCGCGCCCGAGTTGCGCCGGGAAGCACGCTTCCCATACCACCCGCATGTCACCGTGGCGCAGGACGTCCCGCCCGCGGCGCTGGACAAGGCGTACGAGGATCTGGCTGACTTCTCGGCGATGTTCGAGGTGGAGGCGTTCACCCTGTTTTCGCACAGTGGACAGACGAGATGGCAGCCGCGGCGGGACTTTCGGCTCGGTGGCTGA
- the trpS gene encoding tryptophan--tRNA ligase has product MSHVPARPRVLSGIQPTADSFHLGNYLGAVGHWVALQDTYDAFYCVVDLHAITAGHDPRMLAQRSRVAAAQLLAVGLDPERCTLFVQSQVPEHAQLAWVLGCITGFGEAGRMTQFKDKSQRQGNERASVGLFTYPILQAADILLYQADAVPVGEDQRQHLELSRDLAQRFNTLFGPTFTVPEAHIVKDTAKITDLQDPTAKMSKSSSSPAGIVLLLEDAARSAKKIRSAVTDTGQEIVFDAQQKPGVSNLLTIYSALSGRSIDDLVAAYAGKGYGDLKKDLGEVVREFVAPIQDRTRGYLADPAQLDRLLVTGAQKARAVAGPTLRAVYERVGFFPPVLGE; this is encoded by the coding sequence ATGTCCCACGTACCCGCTCGCCCGCGTGTGCTGTCCGGCATCCAGCCGACGGCCGATTCGTTCCATCTCGGCAACTACCTGGGCGCGGTCGGGCACTGGGTTGCGTTGCAGGATACCTACGACGCCTTCTACTGCGTGGTTGATCTGCACGCGATCACCGCCGGGCACGACCCCCGGATGCTGGCACAGCGGTCCCGGGTGGCCGCGGCGCAGCTCCTTGCGGTGGGTCTGGACCCGGAGCGCTGCACCCTCTTCGTGCAGTCCCAGGTACCCGAGCACGCACAGTTGGCCTGGGTGTTGGGATGCATCACCGGGTTCGGCGAGGCGGGCCGGATGACCCAGTTCAAGGACAAGTCGCAGCGGCAGGGTAACGAGCGGGCCAGCGTCGGCCTGTTCACGTACCCGATTCTCCAGGCAGCCGACATCCTGCTCTACCAGGCCGACGCGGTGCCGGTCGGCGAGGACCAGCGGCAGCACCTGGAACTCAGTCGCGACCTGGCGCAGCGATTCAACACGCTGTTCGGGCCGACCTTCACGGTTCCCGAGGCACACATCGTCAAGGACACTGCGAAGATCACGGACCTGCAGGATCCAACGGCCAAGATGTCGAAATCGTCGTCGTCTCCGGCGGGTATCGTCCTGTTACTGGAGGATGCGGCCCGGTCAGCCAAGAAGATCCGCTCGGCGGTGACCGACACCGGGCAGGAGATCGTTTTCGATGCGCAGCAGAAGCCAGGTGTGTCCAACCTGCTGACGATCTACTCGGCGCTGTCCGGCCGGAGCATCGATGATCTGGTGGCCGCGTACGCCGGCAAGGGCTACGGCGACCTGAAAAAGGACCTCGGAGAGGTGGTACGCGAGTTCGTGGCGCCGATCCAGGATCGTACCCGCGGATACCTCGCCGATCCGGCCCAACTCGACAGGCTGCTGGTGACCGGGGCGCAGAAGGCGCGGGCGGTGGCGGGACCGACCCTGCGGGCCGTGTACGAGCGGGTGGGCTTCTTCCCGCCGGTGCTCGGCGAGTAG
- a CDS encoding hemolysin family protein, which produces MIARVVVRAAAAASRLVTGLLGTSPVAGRERISEDELRDLVAAATVLDPVERRIIDEVLVAGARLVREVMMPRTEVVFLSAALTAPEAERLVRVETHTRYPVVDGTHDDVVGFVHLHDVLLRPDKVPPATVGELAREVKRVPGSKRVLAALTEMRREGHHLAVVIDEYGGTAGIVTCEDLIEELVGELHGEYDTLAEQTNAGLPTTVDGRLNLADFAERTGVTLPSGPYETVSGFVMAALGRLPVAGDEVPVTAAPAAPAAPAASAGQSPSGWLLRVLALEGRRVARVTVTVVRPPEPRREVGLPVRPARGRPAGPS; this is translated from the coding sequence GTGATCGCCCGGGTTGTGGTCCGCGCCGCTGCCGCCGCCAGCCGCCTGGTGACGGGTCTACTCGGCACCAGCCCGGTGGCCGGCCGAGAACGGATCAGCGAGGACGAACTGCGCGACCTTGTCGCCGCGGCGACCGTGCTGGACCCGGTGGAACGGCGGATCATCGACGAGGTCCTCGTGGCTGGTGCGCGCCTGGTGCGCGAGGTGATGATGCCGCGGACCGAGGTGGTCTTCCTCTCCGCCGCGCTGACCGCCCCCGAGGCGGAACGCCTCGTCCGGGTCGAGACGCATACCCGTTACCCAGTGGTCGACGGGACTCACGACGACGTGGTCGGCTTCGTGCACCTACACGACGTGCTGCTCCGCCCCGACAAAGTCCCACCGGCCACGGTCGGCGAGCTGGCTCGGGAGGTCAAACGCGTGCCCGGGAGCAAACGGGTGCTCGCGGCCCTGACCGAGATGCGTCGGGAGGGGCATCACCTGGCGGTGGTCATCGACGAGTACGGGGGGACCGCCGGAATCGTCACCTGCGAGGACCTGATCGAGGAGTTGGTCGGCGAGCTGCACGGCGAGTACGACACACTCGCGGAGCAGACCAACGCCGGCCTGCCCACCACCGTTGACGGCCGGCTGAATCTGGCCGACTTCGCCGAGCGTACGGGGGTGACCCTGCCGAGCGGGCCATACGAGACGGTCAGCGGTTTCGTCATGGCCGCGCTGGGCCGGCTGCCGGTGGCCGGCGACGAGGTGCCGGTGACTGCCGCCCCGGCCGCCCCGGCCGCCCCGGCGGCCTCGGCGGGGCAGTCGCCCAGCGGCTGGCTGCTGCGGGTGCTGGCGCTGGAGGGGCGTCGAGTGGCACGGGTGACGGTCACCGTGGTGCGGCCACCCGAGCCGCGGCGCGAAGTGGGTCTCCCCGTGCGACCGGCCCGCGGTCGACCCGCCGGCCCGTCATGA
- the galE gene encoding UDP-glucose 4-epimerase GalE, translating into MARLEEINVKLLVTGGAGFIGSVVTRMLLDAGHEVVVLDDLRTGHQVAVAPEATHVVAPLDDVARVVTPEAGFDGVLHFAALIAAGESMVRPELYWHANVVGSLALLEAVRAAGVPKVVFSSTAAVYGNPVELPISESAVTAPTNTYGATKLTVDMALTSAAVGHGLAAVSLRYFNVAGAHLDAPVALGERHDPETHLIPIALDVAAGRREKLQLFGDDYPTVDGTCVRDYIHVTDLARAHLLALDAAVGGRHRIYNLGSGSGFTNRQVVEVVREVTGHPVPVTVAPRRAGDPAELVAAAELAREELGWTPAKPTLHDMVGDAWTFYRHHLLEQA; encoded by the coding sequence GTGGCCAGGCTGGAGGAGATCAACGTGAAACTGCTCGTCACCGGCGGCGCCGGCTTCATCGGCAGCGTGGTGACCCGGATGCTGCTTGACGCCGGCCACGAGGTCGTCGTCCTGGACGACCTGCGGACCGGGCACCAGGTCGCCGTGGCGCCCGAAGCCACCCACGTCGTGGCCCCCCTGGACGACGTGGCGCGGGTGGTCACACCCGAGGCGGGCTTCGACGGGGTACTGCACTTCGCGGCCCTGATCGCCGCAGGCGAGTCGATGGTCAGGCCCGAGCTGTACTGGCACGCCAACGTCGTCGGCTCACTCGCCCTGCTCGAGGCCGTACGCGCCGCCGGGGTGCCGAAGGTCGTCTTCTCGTCCACCGCCGCCGTGTACGGGAACCCGGTCGAGCTGCCCATCTCGGAGTCAGCGGTCACCGCCCCCACCAACACGTACGGAGCCACCAAGCTCACCGTCGACATGGCGCTCACCTCGGCGGCGGTCGGACACGGGTTGGCCGCCGTCTCGCTGCGCTACTTCAACGTCGCCGGTGCTCACCTGGACGCCCCGGTGGCCCTCGGCGAACGGCATGACCCGGAGACGCACCTCATTCCCATCGCGCTCGACGTCGCCGCCGGCCGCCGGGAGAAGCTCCAGCTCTTCGGCGACGACTACCCCACCGTTGACGGCACCTGCGTCCGCGACTACATCCACGTCACCGACCTGGCCCGCGCTCACCTACTCGCGCTCGACGCTGCGGTCGGCGGCCGGCACCGGATCTACAACCTGGGCAGCGGCAGCGGATTCACCAACCGCCAGGTGGTCGAGGTGGTCCGCGAGGTCACCGGTCATCCGGTTCCGGTGACGGTCGCGCCGCGCCGCGCCGGTGATCCCGCCGAGCTGGTCGCGGCCGCCGAGCTGGCCCGCGAGGAGTTGGGCTGGACGCCCGCCAAGCCCACGCTGCACGACATGGTCGGCGACGCGTGGACGTTCTACCGCCATCACCTGCTGGAGCAGGCGTGA